From one Acidobacteriota bacterium genomic stretch:
- a CDS encoding heme-binding protein, whose product MKNLMKSFSVILLLAMSSVIAQAQIAEKKTLTLDGAKRVIAAAVTEGKRLNAPGGVIAVVDDGGNLMALERLDGTFAAGATISIGKARTAALFKRPTKAFEDIIKNGRTAMVALPDSFFTPLQGGVPIVIDGQIVGAIGVSGAASAQQDEDLAVAGAKAFDTNPETGMVNASVSYFEKEKVSAAFAKGAVLFNNNEKYMVHASRREAPGIAELHTKDADIIYVLEGEATFVTGGTVIEPKTIAQDEIRGKEIQGGDTRQISKGDVIIVPAGTPHWFKAIKGPVLYYVVKAR is encoded by the coding sequence ATGAAAAATTTAATGAAGTCATTTTCAGTTATTCTGCTATTGGCGATGTCATCGGTCATCGCGCAAGCACAAATCGCCGAAAAGAAAACTCTCACCTTAGATGGCGCAAAGCGCGTCATTGCCGCAGCCGTCACTGAAGGCAAACGCCTCAACGCGCCCGGCGGGGTGATTGCCGTCGTCGATGATGGCGGCAATTTGATGGCGCTTGAACGATTGGACGGGACCTTCGCCGCCGGCGCGACTATCTCTATCGGCAAAGCCCGCACCGCCGCGCTTTTCAAACGCCCGACCAAAGCTTTTGAAGACATCATCAAAAACGGGCGCACGGCGATGGTCGCTTTGCCCGATTCGTTTTTCACCCCATTGCAGGGCGGCGTGCCGATTGTCATTGACGGGCAAATCGTCGGCGCTATTGGCGTAAGCGGCGCAGCCTCAGCCCAACAAGATGAAGACCTCGCGGTTGCCGGAGCCAAGGCTTTCGACACCAATCCCGAAACCGGCATGGTCAACGCCTCGGTTTCCTATTTTGAAAAAGAGAAAGTGTCGGCGGCATTTGCTAAAGGCGCTGTGCTATTTAATAACAATGAAAAATATATGGTTCACGCCAGTCGCCGCGAAGCGCCCGGCATTGCCGAATTGCATACGAAAGACGCAGACATCATTTATGTGCTCGAAGGCGAAGCGACCTTTGTCACCGGCGGCACGGTGATTGAACCCAAAACCATTGCTCAGGATGAAATTCGCGGCAAAGAGATTCAGGGCGGTGACACACGTCAAATTTCCAAAGGCGATGTCATCATCGTTCCCGCAGGCACGCCGCACTGGTTCAAAGCGATTAAAGGACCCGTCCTCTATTACGTCGTCAAAGCGCGATAA
- a CDS encoding SMP-30/gluconolactonase/LRE family protein, which yields MKLLKVLIASLMLATTVVKAQTSANAPTGKPEAMINLATDAGAKLVKGEWRYSDTKIIETDFKAAGADNQPTGAMVKTYDYTPKAGGADFDDSKWEVIPATSLEKRRGNGRIWFNWYRINITIPERIDGFDPTGSTVVFETSLDDYAEIWVDGELTRALGQMGGSVVAGWNAANRLIVGRNLRPGQKIQLAVFGINGPISNPPTNFIWLRYAKLEFYQGATEPLALTPQEVNVEVKRLDPAIDEIVGANPKIFKLAEGFKFTEGPVWTGDGLLFSDPNSNIIYKYAPDGMNAGKLEVFKTPSGYSGADIAEYGQPGSNGLTLDPEGRLTINQHGNHRVVRREKDGSETVLADSFNGKRLNSPNDLIYRSDGTLFFTDPPFGFPKFFNDPRKELRYSGVYSIYKGKLQLVSRELSGPNGIAFSPDEKYLYVGNWPQSLVQPRRPDDEPVNELGFKGKVIQRYEVQADGTLKNGKLFFDMTDAAGEDGIDGIKVDVKGNLYVSGPGGLWVISPEGKHLGTIIAPKHAHNFAWGDDGKTLYLCARSGLYRMRLGIAGVRPMTTASRALKASPRPSVVVYQPEIKATVASR from the coding sequence ATGAAATTGCTCAAAGTTTTAATTGCCTCGTTGATGCTTGCGACTACTGTCGTCAAGGCACAGACTTCGGCTAATGCGCCAACCGGCAAACCCGAAGCGATGATTAATCTCGCGACCGATGCAGGCGCGAAGTTGGTTAAAGGCGAGTGGCGTTACAGCGACACCAAAATTATTGAAACGGATTTCAAAGCAGCAGGCGCGGACAATCAACCGACCGGCGCTATGGTAAAAACTTACGATTACACGCCGAAAGCCGGCGGCGCGGATTTCGATGATTCAAAGTGGGAAGTCATCCCTGCGACTTCGCTTGAAAAACGGCGCGGCAACGGGCGCATCTGGTTCAACTGGTATCGCATCAATATCACCATTCCCGAACGGATTGACGGGTTCGACCCAACCGGTTCAACCGTTGTATTCGAGACTTCGCTTGATGATTACGCGGAAATCTGGGTGGATGGCGAACTCACGCGGGCGCTTGGTCAGATGGGCGGCTCAGTCGTAGCCGGTTGGAACGCCGCCAATCGTTTAATCGTTGGGCGCAACCTCCGTCCCGGTCAGAAAATTCAACTTGCGGTGTTTGGCATCAACGGGCCCATATCGAATCCCCCGACCAACTTCATCTGGCTGCGTTATGCGAAATTGGAATTTTACCAAGGCGCAACCGAACCCCTCGCGCTCACGCCGCAGGAAGTCAATGTTGAAGTGAAACGCCTGGACCCGGCAATCGATGAAATCGTTGGCGCGAATCCGAAAATTTTTAAACTCGCGGAAGGTTTCAAATTCACTGAAGGTCCGGTGTGGACGGGTGATGGGTTACTGTTCAGCGACCCGAACAGCAACATCATTTACAAATACGCCCCCGATGGAATGAACGCCGGAAAGCTCGAGGTATTTAAAACGCCGAGCGGTTATAGCGGCGCAGACATTGCCGAATACGGTCAACCCGGCTCCAATGGACTCACGCTCGATCCCGAAGGACGACTTACCATCAACCAGCATGGCAATCATCGCGTAGTGCGTAGGGAAAAAGATGGCAGCGAAACCGTGCTTGCCGACAGTTTCAACGGCAAGCGTTTGAACAGCCCGAATGATTTAATCTATCGCTCGGACGGAACCTTATTTTTTACCGACCCGCCGTTTGGTTTCCCGAAATTCTTCAACGACCCGCGCAAGGAGTTGCGCTACAGTGGGGTCTATTCGATTTACAAAGGCAAGCTGCAACTTGTGAGTCGTGAGTTGTCGGGACCAAACGGCATCGCCTTTTCGCCGGATGAAAAATATCTCTATGTTGGCAACTGGCCGCAGAGTTTAGTGCAACCGCGTCGTCCTGACGATGAACCGGTAAACGAGTTGGGATTTAAAGGCAAAGTCATACAGCGTTACGAAGTACAGGCGGATGGCACGCTCAAAAATGGCAAGCTCTTTTTTGATATGACCGATGCCGCAGGCGAAGACGGCATTGATGGCATCAAGGTAGATGTGAAAGGCAATCTCTACGTTTCAGGTCCCGGCGGTCTATGGGTGATTTCGCCCGAAGGCAAACACCTCGGCACCATCATCGCGCCGAAACATGCGCACAATTTCGCCTGGGGCGACGATGGCAAAACCCTGTATCTGTGCGCGCGAAGCGGTCTTTACAGAATGCGACTCGGCATCGCAGGGGTTCGTCCGATGACCACGGCTTCACGCGCTTTGAAAGCGTCGCCGCGCCCTTCGGTTGTGGTTTATCAACCGGAAATCAAAGCGACGGTTGCCAGTCGTTGA
- a CDS encoding HXXEE domain-containing protein: protein MNIGVLAQFFSSLGFREAVWFFPCAFMLHVAEELPRFTAWANQHASEKYTFREYLIIHALGIVTAFLAAMLLQFFPNKILIFIFFTVMFLPAMFFNSFFHVGATLFTRSYCPGVFTALIFYPPVVWFITRKALVEGLIGGKFLVLSFIIAGFFHAAEVSRNVFKVW, encoded by the coding sequence ATGAATATCGGAGTGCTCGCGCAGTTTTTTTCAAGTCTCGGTTTTCGTGAAGCGGTGTGGTTCTTTCCCTGTGCTTTTATGTTGCATGTGGCGGAAGAACTGCCCCGCTTCACTGCGTGGGCGAATCAGCACGCTTCCGAAAAATATACTTTTCGAGAATATCTCATCATTCATGCTTTAGGGATTGTGACGGCTTTTCTGGCGGCAATGCTTTTGCAATTCTTTCCGAATAAAATTTTAATCTTCATATTTTTTACGGTGATGTTTCTGCCGGCAATGTTTTTCAATAGTTTTTTTCATGTGGGCGCGACGCTTTTCACGCGCAGCTATTGTCCGGGCGTGTTCACGGCGTTGATTTTCTATCCGCCTGTCGTCTGGTTCATCACCCGCAAGGCACTTGTCGAAGGCTTGATTGGCGGCAAATTTTTAGTGCTGTCGTTTATCATTGCCGGTTTCTTTCACGCGGCAGAAGTTTCACGCAATGTTTTCAAAGTCTGGTGA